A single Chryseobacterium sp. DNA region contains:
- a CDS encoding AAA family ATPase, which produces MQLKQSQRQQVKLRLGLSGASGFGKTKSALLLAYGMTQDWNKIAVIDTENSSASLYSDLGNYNVLDLQAPYSPERYIQAIELCEKSGIDLIIIDSVSHEWNGTGGCLDIHEKLGGRFQDWANVTPRHQAFINKILQSSCHIITTTRRKIDYSLDVGSNGKTQVVKHGTKEITRDGFEYELTINFELVNENHLAKASKDRTGLFMNKPEFIITSETGKLILNWCNSGIAETATASNSIDSPASPQSSIKPITFDPGINYLSKDDILTKIKTSNTIAELLAIYKQYPEYQEELRPQYEARKSFLIKLSNPQNFSTNGHH; this is translated from the coding sequence ATGCAATTAAAACAGTCACAAAGACAACAAGTAAAGCTCAGATTAGGATTATCTGGTGCATCAGGGTTTGGAAAGACTAAATCAGCCTTATTATTAGCTTATGGAATGACACAAGATTGGAATAAAATAGCTGTTATAGATACAGAAAATTCCTCTGCTTCTTTATATTCAGATTTGGGGAATTACAACGTTCTCGATCTACAAGCACCTTACTCCCCTGAAAGGTATATTCAGGCTATTGAATTGTGTGAGAAATCAGGAATTGACTTAATTATCATAGATTCAGTTAGCCATGAATGGAATGGTACAGGTGGATGTCTTGATATTCACGAGAAACTAGGTGGGAGGTTTCAAGATTGGGCCAATGTCACACCGCGCCACCAAGCTTTTATCAATAAGATATTACAGTCAAGTTGCCATATCATTACTACCACCAGGAGAAAAATAGACTATTCTTTAGATGTTGGGAGCAATGGTAAAACCCAAGTAGTAAAGCATGGAACAAAAGAGATTACCAGAGATGGTTTTGAATATGAATTAACCATCAACTTTGAGCTAGTCAATGAAAACCATCTGGCTAAAGCAAGTAAAGACAGAACAGGACTGTTTATGAATAAACCTGAATTTATTATTACCTCTGAAACAGGTAAATTAATATTGAACTGGTGTAATTCTGGAATTGCAGAAACTGCAACTGCTTCAAATAGTATTGATTCCCCTGCCAGTCCTCAAAGCTCTATCAAACCTATTACTTTTGATCCTGGTATAAATTACTTATCTAAAGATGATATTCTAACTAAGATTAAAACCAGTAATACGATTGCAGAGCTTTTAGCTATCTATAAACAATATCCTGAATACCAGGAAGAACTAAGACCTCAATATGAAGCCAGAAAATCATTCTTAATCAAATTATCCAACCCTCAAAACTTTTCAACCAATGGACACCATTAA